The DNA sequence CCACGAAATAGAGCGCGTCAACGGCGTTGGGATGCGTGGGATACTGCTGGAGGAAATCGAGAAACGCCCGCCGAGCCGTTGCGACGCTTCCGCGCCGGTATTGCTGGAGAGCCGCGTTATACATCTGCTCGGCCGACGCCGCCGGGACCGTCCCCGGACCGCGGACCGCGGTGTCCGGCACGGCTGGCGCGACCGGCGTGCCAATCTGGGCCTCGGCTCGAGCATCGAGTTGGCCCCGGAGCTGGCTCAGGTTGCGCTGACTTTGACCAACCACCTCTTGCACCGCCAACAACTGCCTCATCATGTCGGTGACGTCGTTGGTGGTCTTCGCGTCCATGACCCGGAGCGCCTGGCGGGTCGCCGTCAATGAGTCGATGACCTGCTGCTGGAGCCGGATGAGCCGGGCCAATTCGGCGGCCCGGACGGATTCGTGACGGGCCGTTTCGGCCCGCAGCACCATGACCTGGGTCTCGACCCGGCGGACATTCCCTTTCGTCGCGCAGCCAGCCAGCGACGCCAGGGACGCCGCCAAGACCCACCGGCGCATCACCGCGGTCTCACCAAACGGCCGGCCCCGGCCACGAACTCAAACTCATCCCGACGGTTCTTAGCCCAGGCAGCTTCACTCGACGCTGGGTCGGTCGGCCGTTCCTCGCCGAACGACAGCGTCTCGATCCGGTTGCCGTCGATCCCCTTGGCCTCGAGATACCGCTTGGCGCTGGTGGCCCGCCGATTCCCCAGGACCAGGTTGTACTCATCGGAACCGCGCTCATCGCCGTGTCCCGAGATCTTGATCCGAAGAGCCGGATTGGCCAGCATGATGGCCGCTTTGAGATCGAGCACCGGCTGCCCGTCCGCCCGAATCGCGTCCTGGTCCAGGTCGAAGTAAATCGATTCCTGCATCGCCCGGGTCAGGTCGGCGGTGATCGCCGCCGCATCTGCGGACCCGGGATTGGTCGGAGTGGTTGCCCCACCGCTGGTACCGCCCGGTGTTCCGGTCCCCGGGGTGGTCGTCGT is a window from the Gemmatimonadota bacterium genome containing:
- a CDS encoding tetratricopeptide repeat protein, which produces MMRRWVLAASLASLAGCATKGNVRRVETQVMVLRAETARHESVRAAELARLIRLQQQVIDSLTATRQALRVMDAKTTNDVTDMMRQLLAVQEVVGQSQRNLSQLRGQLDARAEAQIGTPVAPAVPDTAVRGPGTVPAASAEQMYNAALQQYRRGSVATARRAFLDFLQQYPTHPNAVDALYFVAETFETASPDTAIARFTEVTAKYPQSARAPAALYKVGRLYEQSLKYPVRARAAYQRVVAEYPRSEDADLAKTRLEALKP
- a CDS encoding peptidoglycan-associated lipoprotein, producing the protein MRIRSMILVLAMLSACGKKQPEAVPTPTGGTTTTPGTGTPGGTSGGATTPTNPGSADAAAITADLTRAMQESIYFDLDQDAIRADGQPVLDLKAAIMLANPALRIKISGHGDERGSDEYNLVLGNRRATSAKRYLEAKGIDGNRIETLSFGEERPTDPASSEAAWAKNRRDEFEFVAGAGRLVRPR